From Methanomicrobiales archaeon HGW-Methanomicrobiales-1, a single genomic window includes:
- a CDS encoding sulfate adenylyltransferase, which translates to MRLKMIDPYGSNKLVNGFIKDNQEKIIEELQAENTPSITCNDDIIIECNRIADGSLTPVDGFFRENDLDSLIETNKTENGYYFPIPILLQTPKITNDAKLETMLLKDEGGNIVGILDDISFFKYDTKKICDYIFGNYDQHHPGVKKILSMGNKFVGGKIQIVPSDSPLSHYCMSPTNSRKEIIKRKWKTCVGFQTRNIPHRSHEYLQRIALEFFDGLLIHPIIGWKKNNDYRPEVVMEVYKYLVNTYYPKNRVILSGLEAQMRYAGPKEAVLHAIIRQNYGCSHFIVGRDHAGVNNYYGKYDAHLIFDSVQKYLDISILKLKGPYYCKKCKCITTENSCGHDTRYHIDVSGTKIRNFLQSSHSPPATLIRKDITNRILQFDEIFI; encoded by the coding sequence ATGAGGTTAAAAATGATCGATCCATATGGCTCTAATAAACTGGTTAATGGTTTTATCAAGGATAATCAGGAAAAAATCATTGAAGAGTTACAGGCTGAAAATACACCTTCGATTACTTGCAATGATGATATAATTATTGAATGTAATCGTATTGCCGATGGCAGCTTGACTCCCGTTGATGGTTTTTTCAGAGAAAACGATCTTGATTCACTTATAGAAACAAATAAAACTGAAAATGGCTATTATTTTCCTATTCCTATTTTATTACAGACTCCGAAAATTACTAATGATGCCAAACTCGAAACGATGTTATTGAAAGATGAGGGTGGTAACATTGTTGGCATTCTTGACGATATATCATTTTTTAAATATGATACTAAAAAAATTTGTGATTATATTTTTGGAAATTATGATCAACATCATCCCGGTGTAAAAAAAATATTATCAATGGGAAATAAATTTGTTGGAGGAAAAATTCAAATCGTCCCATCAGATTCCCCGTTATCACATTACTGCATGAGTCCTACTAATTCCAGAAAAGAGATAATAAAACGTAAATGGAAAACCTGTGTCGGTTTCCAGACTCGAAACATTCCCCATAGATCTCATGAGTATTTGCAGAGAATTGCATTAGAATTTTTTGATGGTCTTTTAATTCACCCAATTATTGGATGGAAAAAAAATAATGACTATCGACCAGAAGTCGTAATGGAAGTATACAAATATCTTGTGAATACCTACTATCCAAAAAACCGGGTGATTTTAAGTGGATTAGAAGCCCAAATGAGGTATGCTGGGCCAAAAGAGGCAGTACTTCATGCAATTATACGACAGAACTATGGTTGCAGTCACTTTATTGTTGGAAGAGATCATGCCGGAGTGAATAATTATTACGGGAAGTATGACGCCCATTTGATATTTGATTCCGTTCAAAAATATTTAGACATTTCAATATTAAAACTCAAAGGACCATATTATTGTAAAAAATGCAAATGCATCACCACTGAAAATTCCTGCGGTCATGACACACGGTATCATATAGATGTCAGTGGAACAAAAATTAGAAATTTCCTGCAATCTTCGCACTCACCCCCAGCTACACTTATTCGAAAAGACATAACAAACCGAATTCTACAATTTGATGAGATTTTTATCTGA